The Streptomyces sp. NL15-2K genome contains a region encoding:
- a CDS encoding DUF2269 domain-containing protein, with translation MKLSRPARRASLVVHVAASASWLGLTLGLLALGITAATTGSAVTVEASVRAMKLFADWLLLPVAFLTLLSGLVLSLGTPWGLARHRWVYTKFWLTLATTTATVFALRPGVNSAVAAVAAGEGLPDAGDVLFGPVVSLSAYVFMTVISVLKPWGLTRRGRNLRASARGPRAAERARQTA, from the coding sequence GTGAAACTGAGCCGACCCGCACGCCGGGCTTCCCTCGTCGTCCATGTAGCCGCCTCCGCAAGCTGGCTCGGGCTCACGCTCGGGCTGCTCGCCCTCGGGATCACAGCGGCCACCACCGGGTCCGCGGTGACCGTGGAGGCCTCCGTCCGGGCCATGAAGCTCTTCGCCGACTGGCTCCTGCTCCCCGTCGCTTTCCTCACCCTCCTCAGCGGCCTGGTCCTGTCCCTGGGCACGCCCTGGGGACTGGCGAGGCACCGATGGGTCTACACGAAGTTCTGGCTGACCCTGGCCACGACCACCGCCACGGTCTTCGCCCTGCGCCCCGGGGTGAACTCCGCGGTCGCCGCCGTGGCCGCGGGCGAGGGACTGCCCGACGCCGGTGACGTCCTGTTCGGGCCGGTCGTCTCGCTGTCCGCCTACGTCTTCATGACGGTGATCTCCGTCCTCAAGCCCTGGGGGCTGACTCGGCGTGGCCGTAACCTGCGCGCGTCCGCCCGCGGGCCGAGGGCTGCCGAACGCGCCCGTCAGACCGCCTGA
- a CDS encoding PucR family transcriptional regulator, with product MSENGEASAPPVTDEREGATPGHPPTVADVLALPVLAAGQPQVVTGVTRLDRPVRWVHITELTDPASFLKGGELVLTTGMPLPEDPAGVRRYVDELTDVGAAALVIELVRRYHRPPDALVQACHARGLPLVTLSKDVNFLEVTQVVHALILGNQADAMRRTQRIHEAFTTLTLRGAGPEDVVRAAAETSGRTVVLENLVHQALICEPSGTTVEEALTDWERRSRATPTGDHTEVRGPESWLVAPVEYQGERWGRVVMLPSLVPRQATFAPSRRPARPLAAPAESPSTSGPSTEPSGRHAESTHRLRSSAAARRALLDGQTLPAGALAFGHEDVTVLERTAMSLTIARLIHPTPWERGAHRSALRDLAERRHRSPEDARARCAALGLPTEGGTFLAVLVETRTAEEGSESEARLSQELHTAGIPALVGRLAPGRLGILLALRPAQPWRPVVERLSRTVLDLNPEVVVSVGSEVADLFDTARSFRRAARVSEAVQPGQPLPEGRSFHELTDIGLRQLLYALREDTRIQEYAERQLGPLIDHDTRHGTDLLTTLRHYLDAAGNKTTAARRGNLSRETVYQRLRTIERLLDRDLESGEQRTELHVALTSLDVLRAG from the coding sequence ATGAGCGAGAACGGCGAAGCGTCCGCGCCGCCGGTCACCGACGAGCGCGAGGGCGCCACGCCCGGCCACCCGCCCACCGTGGCCGACGTCCTGGCCCTCCCGGTCCTCGCCGCGGGGCAGCCCCAGGTCGTCACCGGGGTCACCCGCCTCGACCGGCCGGTCCGCTGGGTCCACATCACCGAGCTGACGGACCCCGCCTCCTTCCTCAAGGGCGGCGAACTCGTCCTGACCACCGGCATGCCCCTGCCCGAGGACCCGGCGGGTGTCCGCCGCTACGTCGACGAACTCACGGACGTGGGCGCCGCCGCCCTGGTCATCGAGCTGGTACGGCGTTACCACCGCCCGCCCGACGCCCTCGTCCAGGCGTGCCACGCCCGCGGCCTCCCGCTCGTCACCCTGTCCAAGGACGTCAACTTCCTGGAGGTCACCCAGGTCGTCCACGCGCTCATCCTCGGCAACCAGGCCGACGCGATGCGCAGGACCCAGCGGATCCACGAGGCGTTCACCACGCTGACGCTGCGCGGCGCGGGCCCCGAGGACGTGGTGCGTGCCGCGGCGGAGACGAGCGGCCGTACGGTCGTCCTGGAGAACCTGGTCCACCAGGCGCTGATCTGCGAACCGTCGGGCACGACGGTGGAAGAGGCGCTCACGGACTGGGAACGCCGCTCCAGGGCGACCCCGACCGGCGACCACACGGAAGTCCGGGGCCCGGAGAGCTGGCTCGTGGCACCCGTGGAGTACCAGGGCGAACGCTGGGGGCGCGTGGTGATGCTGCCCTCCCTAGTGCCCCGGCAGGCAACGTTCGCCCCGTCGCGACGCCCGGCACGCCCTCTCGCCGCACCGGCCGAAAGCCCAAGTACGTCCGGTCCATCGACGGAGCCTTCCGGCCGGCACGCCGAGAGCACGCACCGGCTGCGGTCCTCGGCCGCTGCGCGGCGGGCGCTCCTTGACGGGCAAACGTTGCCTGCCGGGGCACTAGCTTTCGGACACGAGGACGTCACCGTCCTGGAGAGGACGGCGATGTCCCTCACCATCGCCCGTCTGATCCACCCCACGCCCTGGGAACGCGGCGCGCACCGAAGCGCCCTGCGTGATCTCGCCGAGCGGCGGCACCGCTCCCCCGAGGACGCCCGCGCCCGCTGCGCGGCACTGGGCCTGCCCACGGAGGGCGGGACCTTCCTCGCCGTACTCGTGGAAACCCGCACGGCGGAGGAGGGCTCCGAGTCGGAGGCCCGCCTGTCCCAGGAGCTGCACACCGCGGGGATCCCGGCGCTCGTCGGCCGCCTGGCCCCCGGCCGCCTCGGCATCCTGCTGGCCTTGCGCCCCGCACAGCCCTGGCGACCCGTGGTGGAGCGGCTGAGCCGCACCGTGCTGGACCTGAACCCGGAGGTGGTCGTGAGCGTCGGCTCCGAGGTCGCGGACCTCTTCGACACCGCCCGCTCCTTCCGCCGGGCGGCCCGCGTCAGCGAGGCCGTCCAGCCCGGTCAGCCCCTCCCCGAGGGCAGGTCCTTCCACGAACTGACCGACATCGGCCTGCGCCAACTGCTGTACGCGCTCCGCGAGGACACCCGCATCCAGGAGTACGCGGAACGTCAGCTCGGGCCGCTCATCGACCACGACACCCGACACGGCACCGACCTGCTGACGACCCTGCGCCACTACCTGGACGCGGCAGGCAACAAGACCACCGCCGCCCGCCGCGGCAACCTGTCCCGGGAGACCGTCTACCAGCGCCTGCGCACGATCGAGCGCCTGCTCGACCGCGACCTCGAATCCGGCGAGCAACGTACGGAACTGCACGTGGCACTCACCTCGCTCGACGTCCTGCGGGCCGGCTGA
- a CDS encoding aminotransferase class III-fold pyridoxal phosphate-dependent enzyme — protein sequence MTALSPHLRQATPVVAVRGEGVHLYGEDGRRYLDFTAGIGVTSTGHCHPKVVAAAQEQVGTLIHGQYTTVMHQPLRRLVDKLGEVLPAGLDSLFFTNSGSEAVEAALRLARQATGRPNILVCHGGFHGRTVAAASMTTSGTRFRSGFSPLMSGVVVTPFPSAYRYGWDEETATRFALQELDYTLQTISSPADTAAVIVEPVLGEGGYVPATRAFLEGLRERADRHGFLLILDEVQTGVGRTGRFWGHDHFGVTPDILITAKGLASGFPVSGIAASEELMSKTWPGSQGGTYGANAVACAAACATLDVVREEKLVENADAMGARLRQGLQAVAGRTPAIGDVRGLGLMLASEFVTEDGSPDPETAARVQRAAVDEGLLLLLCGAWNQVVRMIPALVIDETAVDEGLQAWAAAVEAGTSGASER from the coding sequence ATGACCGCACTGTCGCCGCACCTTCGCCAGGCCACGCCCGTCGTGGCGGTCCGGGGCGAGGGCGTCCACCTCTACGGCGAGGACGGCCGCCGCTACCTGGACTTCACCGCCGGCATCGGCGTCACCAGCACCGGGCACTGCCACCCCAAGGTAGTGGCGGCCGCACAGGAGCAGGTGGGCACGCTCATCCACGGCCAGTACACGACGGTCATGCACCAGCCGCTGCGGCGCCTGGTCGACAAGCTCGGCGAGGTGCTGCCGGCCGGCCTGGACAGCCTGTTCTTCACCAACTCCGGCAGCGAGGCGGTGGAGGCCGCGCTGCGGCTGGCCCGGCAGGCCACCGGCCGCCCGAACATCCTGGTCTGTCACGGCGGTTTCCACGGCCGTACGGTGGCCGCCGCCTCCATGACCACCTCCGGCACCCGCTTCCGGTCCGGCTTCTCCCCGCTGATGAGCGGCGTGGTCGTCACCCCCTTCCCGTCGGCGTACCGCTACGGCTGGGACGAGGAGACCGCGACCCGCTTCGCCCTCCAGGAGCTCGACTACACCCTCCAGACGATCTCCTCGCCCGCCGACACGGCCGCGGTCATCGTGGAGCCGGTGCTCGGCGAGGGCGGATACGTGCCCGCGACCCGCGCCTTCCTCGAAGGACTGAGGGAGCGCGCGGACCGCCACGGCTTCCTGCTGATCCTCGACGAGGTGCAGACCGGCGTGGGCCGCACCGGCCGGTTCTGGGGCCACGACCACTTCGGCGTCACGCCCGACATCCTGATCACCGCCAAGGGGCTGGCCAGCGGGTTCCCGGTCTCCGGCATCGCCGCGTCCGAGGAGCTGATGAGCAAGACGTGGCCCGGCTCGCAGGGCGGTACCTACGGCGCCAACGCGGTGGCGTGCGCCGCGGCCTGCGCCACGCTCGACGTCGTACGCGAGGAGAAGCTCGTCGAGAACGCCGACGCGATGGGCGCCCGGCTGCGACAGGGGCTTCAGGCGGTGGCCGGCCGGACGCCGGCCATCGGGGACGTACGGGGCCTGGGGCTGATGCTGGCCTCCGAGTTCGTCACCGAGGACGGCAGCCCCGACCCCGAGACCGCCGCCCGCGTGCAGCGGGCCGCCGTCGACGAGGGCCTGCTGCTCCTGCTGTGCGGGGCCTGGAACCAGGTCGTGCGCATGATCCCGGCGCTCGTCATCGACGAGACGGCGGTGGACGAGGGCCTCCAGGCATGGGCGGCCGCGGTCGAGGCCGGCACCTCGGGAGCGTCCGAGCGATGA